The genomic region CCGCGGACTCGGCATTGTGGGCCTGCTGGCCGACTCCTGGGGCGTGGAACCCTGGTACGCGCCGGAGACGGACGCCCCCGGCGCGCACCTGCACGCCGCGGCCCTGACCGGACCCGGCAGCGGCACGCCGCCGGGCCCCCTGGACCCGACGGACCCCGGCGCACCCAAAACGGTCTGGGCAGCGGTCCGCCTCCACGCCCGCCACGCCGCGCCGCCACCGCCCGACGACCACGACCGCCGCTGGTGGCGCCGCATGCGCGTCTCGCTGACCGCGCACCTGCCCGGCCCCTGCCGCGGCCGGCTCCGCGGCAGACTGGGCGGCTCGCGCCTGGGCGAGGCCCGCGGCGGACCGGACGGGGACACGATCGGGTCGGATACGGCCTGGGTGCCCCGCTACCCGGAGGCCCGGGTGGGGTGCGCGGCCGCGGCCTGAGCGGGATCGGGCTGCGGGGTGTGAGTGAAGTGGCGAGCGAAAGGCACGGTTGCGGCGCGCCGCTGGTGGGGCGAGGGCTGACTCGCTTCGGCGGTGGCGCGGTGGGGCCGTGAGGATTGCGGGCGGGCCTGTGGAACTGTGCGGGCTGAGCAGGTTGCGGTGCCGGCGGGGCAAGGGCTGACTTGTCTCGGCGGCGGCGCGGCTGCGGCACTGGTGCGGAGTTGCGGCTGAAGCCTGCCCTGAAGCATCCCCTGAGAAATCCCCGCACCATCCCCCGAAGCGGGCACAAGGTGGCGCGGTCGGTGTCACATCCGACCGCGCCGTTAGTCCCTTCCCTTCAACGGTCGAGCAGTCGCCGGATCTCGCGGCCCAGGATCCCGAGACCGTCCATCGTCACCACCGATTCGGGGTGGAACTGCAGGCCGGTGAAGGAGGGGCCGCGCAGGGCCGCCGTGAGGTTGGTGCCGGGCAGAGTGACGGTGTCGAGGACCAGGAACTCCGGCATGCGGGCCGCGTAGGAGTTGTAGAAGGCCACGCGCTCTGTGGTGCCGAACAGGTCCAGTTCGACCTGGGTGCCCTGCATCGGGGTGGGGAGGCGTACCAGTTCCAGGCCCAGGGCCGCGGCCAGGGCCTCGTGGCCGAGGCACAGGCCCAGGGTCGGGGTGCGGTGGTCGATCAGGAGTTTCGCCAGCTTGCGGACGCCGGTCATGCGGGGGGAGGTCTGGTCGCGCGGATCGCCGGGGCCGGGGCCGAGCAGGACCAGGTCGTAGGCGCTGTGGTCGGGTACCTCGTCGTGGGCTGCGCGGGTCGTTTCCAGGCCCAGGGCGCGCAGTTCGACGGCCAGCATCGAGGTGAAGGCGTCCTCGTTGTCGATGATCAGGACCCTGCGGCCGGCCAGGGCGGGGTCGACGAGGTCCGTGGGCTCATGCTCGTTGAGCCAGAAGGCCGACAGTGATTCGTTGCGGGAGGACAGCAGGGCGGCGATCTCCGGGTCCTCGGACCAGGGCGCGGTGCGCACAGGTGCGGCGTCCTGCGGGGCGAGCGTGTTCGGTGGCGCGCTGAGCGGCGACAGGTCGGTGCCCCGCGCGCCGAATCCCACCCCGAAGGCCCGCAGCACCCCCGCCGCCTTCGCGTACGTCTCCCGTACCTCCTCGTACGGATCCGACCCGCGCACCAGCGTCGCCCCGACCGGCACCCGCACCGTCCCGTCGTTCCCCACGTACGCCACCCGCAGCAGCAGCGGGGCGTCCATCGTCGGCGCTCCCGCCTCGTCGCGGCCGATCAGGGCCGCCACGCCCGCGTAGTAGCCGCGCCCGCCGCGTTCGTGGCGCTTGATCACGCGGAACGCGTTGCGGATCGGGGAGCCGGTGGCGGTGGGGGCGAACATGGTGGTGCGCAGGATCTGGCGCGGGTCCATCGTCGTGCGCGCCTCGATGTAGTACTCCGTGTGCGCGAGGTTCGCCATCTCCTTCAGGAACGGGCCGCGCACCCGGCCGCCGAGGTCGCCCACCTCGGCGAGCATCTTCAGCTCCTCGTCCACGACCATCGCCAGTTCCTCGCGCTCCTTGGCGTCCTGGAGGAACGCCACGACGCGCTCGCGCGAAGCCGTCGCGGGGGCCTCGCGCAGCGTCCCGCTGATCGGGTTCATCACCGCGACGCCGTCCGCGA from Catenulispora sp. MAP5-51 harbors:
- a CDS encoding ATP-binding protein — its product is MSQTVTRAPAPRPTDARGIGGIEFPYTPESVGTARHALADALQRMRVAPSAADDAVLILSELVSNALRHALPLAGGTIRVAWWMADDKVLRIAVTDGGRQQPGPRTRPAPGPEAPDLVTPDLVAPDLDDVDESAVDGRGLGIVGLLADSWGVEPWYAPETDAPGAHLHAAALTGPGSGTPPGPLDPTDPGAPKTVWAAVRLHARHAAPPPPDDHDRRWWRRMRVSLTAHLPGPCRGRLRGRLGGSRLGEARGGPDGDTIGSDTAWVPRYPEARVGCAAAA
- a CDS encoding anthranilate synthase family protein, translating into MAHQDFPNRLPDGPFALIRRGAEAEVELLTGLAFEQFPALADLPTEDSDSLLALVPYRQLTERGDECHDDHAPLLAMRITGRHRCGISQLPPATAPVLRDGAFDVDDEAYGASVKRVLDEEIGAGEGSNFVLRRTFVGHCDSPRDTAYGAFRALLEKERNAYWTFLIDTGEGLMVGATPERHVSLADGVAVMNPISGTLREAPATASRERVVAFLQDAKEREELAMVVDEELKMLAEVGDLGGRVRGPFLKEMANLAHTEYYIEARTTMDPRQILRTTMFAPTATGSPIRNAFRVIKRHERGGRGYYAGVAALIGRDEAGAPTMDAPLLLRVAYVGNDGTVRVPVGATLVRGSDPYEEVRETYAKAAGVLRAFGVGFGARGTDLSPLSAPPNTLAPQDAAPVRTAPWSEDPEIAALLSSRNESLSAFWLNEHEPTDLVDPALAGRRVLIIDNEDAFTSMLAVELRALGLETTRAAHDEVPDHSAYDLVLLGPGPGDPRDQTSPRMTGVRKLAKLLIDHRTPTLGLCLGHEALAAALGLELVRLPTPMQGTQVELDLFGTTERVAFYNSYAARMPEFLVLDTVTLPGTNLTAALRGPSFTGLQFHPESVVTMDGLGILGREIRRLLDR